From the Gordonia bronchialis DSM 43247 genome, one window contains:
- the rpsQ gene encoding 30S ribosomal protein S17 has product MSEDQKVTQTEVRNSRKERIGYVVSDKMEKTIVVELEDRTRHALYGKIIRTTSKVKAHDENGDAGVGDRVRIMETRPLSATKHWRLVEVLEKAK; this is encoded by the coding sequence ATGAGTGAGGACCAGAAAGTGACCCAGACTGAAGTTCGTAACTCCCGCAAGGAGCGGATCGGTTACGTCGTCAGCGACAAGATGGAAAAGACCATCGTGGTCGAGCTGGAAGATCGTACGCGTCACGCGCTGTACGGCAAGATCATCCGGACCACGTCCAAGGTCAAGGCCCACGACGAGAACGGCGATGCCGGTGTCGGTGACCGCGTGCGGATCATGGAGACCCGCCCGCTGTCGGCGACCAAGCACTGGCGTCTGGTCGAGGTGCTGGAGAAGGCCAAGTAA
- the rplP gene encoding 50S ribosomal protein L16, producing the protein MLIPRRVKHRKQHHPSLKGQAKGGTKVTFGDFGIQALESAYITNRQIESARIAINRHIKRGGKVWINIFPDRPLTKKPAETRMGSGKGSPEWWVAPVKPGRVLFEMTYPNEEIAREALRRAQHKLPIKTRIVTREEQF; encoded by the coding sequence ATGCTGATCCCACGGCGGGTCAAGCACCGCAAGCAGCATCACCCGAGCCTGAAGGGTCAGGCCAAGGGCGGCACCAAGGTGACGTTCGGTGATTTCGGCATCCAGGCTCTGGAGAGCGCCTACATCACCAACCGGCAGATCGAGTCCGCTCGTATCGCCATCAACCGGCACATCAAGCGTGGCGGCAAGGTGTGGATCAACATCTTCCCGGACCGTCCGCTGACCAAGAAGCCGGCCGAAACCCGCATGGGTTCGGGTAAGGGTTCGCCCGAATGGTGGGTCGCCCCGGTCAAGCCGGGTCGCGTGCTGTTCGAGATGACCTACCCGAATGAGGAGATCGCTCGCGAGGCCCTGCGTCGCGCGCAGCACAAGCTCCCCATCAAGACCCGGATCGTGACCAGAGAGGAGCAGTTCTGA
- a CDS encoding alpha-amylase family glycosyl hydrolase has product MKLPPSPLIYEINTWPWLTELARLTGRPVDLASVPDDQWDAIAALGFDAVWLMGVWRRSPAGVAIARADKLLMEWFARSLDDFTDDDVVGSPYCVCDYVVDDHLGGDDALAVAREQLARRGVGLILDFVPNHVALDHPWTAQPEWFIRGSADDLERDPHSYVTVDGGAVLANGRDPHFPAWRDVVQVNAYAPGLRAAAADTLRQIAGRCDGVRCDMAMLMMNDIVARTWGEAAGAIPDADYWPPIIDAVRAGHPGFVFIAEAYWGTEAALAAQGFDFCYDKTLYDVLAHDPARLRPTLGADGRTPQRLVRFIENHDEDRAAVVFSDRDRMAAVTALTQAGARLVHQGQMEGRRARVPVQLRRFRDEPVDADRAVFYRALLAALADPVFSHGEWRLCDVRGSSDAVVAWERAGQTRWVVAVNVGDRPATLTLAGFADVPVVESPLTGEQVRVSPDGVLAVSLMAWGWQLYRARPGSGAAPVGRSD; this is encoded by the coding sequence GTGAAGCTTCCGCCGTCCCCGCTCATCTACGAGATCAACACCTGGCCGTGGCTGACCGAGTTGGCGCGGCTCACCGGCCGCCCGGTCGATCTCGCGTCCGTACCCGACGATCAGTGGGACGCCATCGCTGCACTCGGCTTCGACGCGGTGTGGCTGATGGGGGTGTGGCGGCGCAGCCCGGCCGGGGTGGCGATCGCGCGGGCCGACAAGCTGCTGATGGAGTGGTTCGCGCGGTCGCTGGACGACTTCACCGACGACGACGTCGTCGGATCGCCGTACTGCGTGTGCGACTACGTCGTCGACGATCATCTCGGCGGTGATGACGCGCTGGCCGTCGCGCGAGAGCAACTCGCCCGGCGCGGCGTCGGGCTCATCCTGGACTTCGTCCCCAATCACGTTGCCCTCGACCATCCCTGGACGGCACAGCCCGAGTGGTTCATCCGTGGCAGCGCCGACGATCTGGAGCGTGATCCGCACTCGTATGTGACCGTCGACGGGGGTGCGGTGCTGGCCAATGGGCGTGACCCGCACTTCCCGGCGTGGCGGGACGTGGTTCAGGTGAACGCCTATGCGCCCGGTCTGCGCGCGGCCGCGGCCGACACGCTGCGGCAGATCGCCGGACGATGCGACGGGGTGCGCTGCGACATGGCGATGCTCATGATGAACGACATCGTCGCGCGGACCTGGGGCGAGGCAGCCGGCGCGATCCCCGACGCGGACTACTGGCCGCCGATCATCGACGCAGTCCGGGCCGGGCACCCAGGTTTTGTATTCATCGCCGAGGCGTACTGGGGTACCGAGGCGGCGCTGGCCGCACAGGGATTCGACTTCTGCTACGACAAGACGCTCTACGACGTGCTCGCCCACGACCCGGCTCGATTACGGCCGACGCTCGGAGCTGACGGGCGAACACCGCAGCGACTGGTGCGGTTCATCGAGAACCACGACGAGGACCGGGCCGCGGTCGTCTTCTCCGACCGTGACCGGATGGCCGCGGTCACCGCGCTGACCCAGGCGGGGGCACGGTTGGTGCATCAGGGGCAGATGGAGGGCCGTCGGGCCCGGGTCCCGGTGCAGCTGAGGCGGTTTCGCGATGAACCCGTCGACGCCGACCGCGCAGTCTTCTACCGTGCGCTGCTCGCGGCGCTGGCCGATCCGGTGTTCTCCCACGGTGAGTGGCGGCTGTGCGACGTGCGCGGCTCGTCGGATGCGGTGGTCGCGTGGGAGCGGGCCGGCCAGACCCGCTGGGTCGTCGCCGTCAATGTCGGAGACCGGCCGGCGACCCTGACCCTGGCGGGCTTCGCCGACGTACCGGTTGTGGAGAGCCCGCTCACCGGCGAGCAGGTCCGGGTGTCGCCGGACGGGGTGCTCGCGGTTTCGCTGATGGCGTGGGGCTGGCAGCTTTACCGGGCCCGGCCGGGGTCCGGTGCGGCACCTGTCGGCCGATCGGATTAG
- a CDS encoding sensor histidine kinase codes for MSVISAAGVPSAADGGAVEVSRSLSARAGAAARVLFVGDETEGDRARVQRIGARFLGAGLVGYLLVSIGTITATTSLTAPWWPPVSVLLCIGPGLALIVASFRPGTAWLMPLAVITALGYLLAVALWFVAWTGATTPGPEDAAVWLISFPGMPSMVLTIVAPRWGVVNLVVACAAVNTAQQLGRFGDVNADLPVEILWACAFTGVFLAVAHVAVRTGRTLDETRADTYRSVAEAAAGAAREAEKARLDGIIHDRIIASLLAVRPGIPDQRLADQAHSALDEVARMATGDLSPSSETVARDEAIRRIRSTAADVTDRVEVEIVTLEPDPDDPPGDGDYPADVIRAVTEAMAEALRNVVRHAGSDAACAVIAQLGEGVISMAVVDDGRGFDAAAMPAGRLGIAVSIRKRMAQIDGDARIQSQVGRGTTVQLVWERP; via the coding sequence GTGAGCGTGATCAGTGCGGCGGGGGTGCCTTCGGCGGCCGATGGTGGCGCGGTCGAGGTGTCGCGGTCGCTGTCGGCGCGGGCCGGTGCGGCCGCCCGCGTGCTGTTCGTTGGGGATGAGACCGAAGGCGATCGGGCCCGGGTTCAGCGGATCGGGGCGAGATTCCTCGGTGCCGGTCTCGTCGGGTATCTGCTCGTGTCGATCGGGACGATCACCGCGACCACCTCGCTGACCGCGCCCTGGTGGCCGCCGGTGAGTGTGCTGCTGTGTATCGGGCCGGGGCTGGCGCTGATCGTCGCGAGCTTCCGTCCCGGCACCGCCTGGCTGATGCCCCTGGCCGTGATCACCGCGCTCGGCTACCTGCTGGCGGTGGCTCTGTGGTTCGTGGCCTGGACGGGGGCCACCACCCCCGGTCCCGAAGATGCGGCCGTCTGGCTCATTTCCTTCCCGGGCATGCCGAGCATGGTGCTCACCATCGTCGCGCCACGGTGGGGTGTGGTGAACCTCGTGGTCGCCTGCGCGGCGGTGAACACCGCACAACAACTCGGACGATTCGGCGACGTCAATGCCGACCTGCCCGTCGAGATACTGTGGGCGTGCGCGTTCACCGGGGTGTTCCTGGCCGTTGCACATGTTGCGGTACGGACCGGACGCACCCTGGACGAGACGCGTGCCGACACCTACCGCAGTGTCGCCGAGGCCGCGGCCGGCGCGGCTCGAGAAGCGGAGAAGGCACGACTCGACGGGATCATCCACGACCGCATCATCGCGTCGCTGCTCGCCGTGCGGCCGGGCATCCCCGACCAGCGCCTCGCCGACCAGGCACACTCGGCACTCGACGAGGTCGCCCGGATGGCAACCGGCGATCTCAGCCCGTCGTCGGAGACGGTGGCGCGAGACGAGGCCATCCGTCGGATCCGTTCGACGGCAGCCGACGTCACCGACCGCGTCGAGGTGGAGATCGTCACGCTGGAACCCGATCCCGACGACCCTCCCGGCGACGGCGACTACCCGGCCGACGTCATCCGCGCGGTCACCGAGGCGATGGCCGAGGCGCTGCGAAACGTGGTGCGCCACGCGGGTTCCGACGCCGCGTGCGCGGTCATCGCCCAGCTTGGCGAAGGCGTCATCAGCATGGCCGTCGTCGACGACGGACGCGGCTTCGACGCGGCGGCGATGCCCGCGGGGCGTCTGGGCATCGCGGTGAGCATTCGGAAACGGATGGCGCAGATCGACGGTGACGCCCGAATTCAGAGCCAGGTGGGTCGAGGCACCACGGTCCAGTTGGTATGGGAGCGGCCGTGA
- the rpsC gene encoding 30S ribosomal protein S3, with product MGQKINPHGFRLGITTDWKSRWYADKQYADYVKEDVAIRKLLSQGLERAGIAKVEIERTRDRVRVDIHTARPGIVIGRRGAEADRIRGDLEKLTGKQVQLNILEVKNAESEAQLVAQGVAEQLSNRVAFRRAMRKAIQSAMRQPNVKGIRVQCSGRLGGAEMSRSEFYREGRVPLHTLRADIDYGLYEAKTTFGRIGVKVWIYKGDIVGGRRELAAAAPAAEDRRPRRPSRPRRSGASGTTATSTDAGRAAEAPAEANAGATAGAGTEKQEG from the coding sequence GTGGGCCAGAAAATCAACCCGCACGGCTTCCGTCTGGGCATCACCACCGACTGGAAGTCGCGGTGGTATGCCGACAAGCAGTACGCGGACTACGTGAAAGAGGATGTCGCCATCCGCAAGCTCCTCTCGCAGGGGCTCGAGCGGGCCGGCATCGCCAAGGTGGAGATCGAGCGCACCCGTGACCGTGTTCGCGTCGACATCCACACCGCCCGTCCGGGCATCGTCATCGGTCGCCGTGGCGCCGAGGCCGACCGGATCCGTGGCGACCTGGAGAAGCTGACCGGCAAGCAGGTTCAGCTGAACATCCTCGAGGTGAAGAACGCAGAGTCCGAGGCCCAGCTGGTGGCCCAGGGCGTTGCCGAGCAGCTGAGCAACCGTGTGGCGTTCCGCCGTGCGATGCGCAAGGCGATCCAGTCGGCGATGCGTCAGCCGAACGTGAAGGGCATCCGGGTGCAGTGCTCGGGTCGCCTGGGCGGCGCCGAGATGAGCCGCAGTGAGTTCTACCGCGAAGGTCGGGTGCCGCTGCACACGCTGCGCGCCGACATCGACTACGGACTCTACGAAGCCAAGACCACCTTCGGCCGGATCGGCGTGAAGGTGTGGATCTACAAGGGCGACATCGTCGGTGGACGTCGTGAGCTGGCCGCGGCCGCTCCGGCAGCCGAGGACCGTCGTCCGCGCCGGCCCAGCCGGCCTCGCCGCAGCGGTGCCTCGGGTACCACTGCCACGAGCACCGACGCGGGTCGCGCGGCGGAAGCTCCGGCAGAAGCAAATGCGGGGGCCACTGCTGGTGCGGGCACCGAGAAGCAGGAGGGCTGA
- the rpmC gene encoding 50S ribosomal protein L29: MALGVAANELRELNDADLVDRLKESKEELFNLRFQMATGQLDNNRRLRTVRREIARIYTVMRERELGLASGPDGDDA, from the coding sequence ATGGCACTCGGAGTTGCTGCGAACGAGCTGCGTGAGCTCAATGACGCTGATCTGGTCGATCGCTTGAAAGAGTCGAAGGAAGAACTGTTCAACCTTCGGTTCCAGATGGCCACCGGCCAGCTCGACAACAATCGTCGTCTGCGGACCGTGCGTCGCGAGATCGCGCGTATCTACACCGTGATGCGTGAGCGTGAGCTGGGCCTGGCGTCGGGACCGGATGGTGATGACGCATGA
- the rplV gene encoding 50S ribosomal protein L22, whose product MTTQTDNPQAKATAKFVRVTPMKARRVLDLIRGKNADEALDILRFAPQSASEPVYKVLASAIANAENNDGLDRRTLVVATAFADEGPTLKRFQPRAQGRAFRIRKRTSHITVVVESLPEKAAPGRTRSRQPKKKGA is encoded by the coding sequence ATGACTACGCAGACAGATAACCCGCAAGCAAAGGCGACCGCGAAGTTCGTTCGCGTCACGCCGATGAAGGCGCGTCGCGTGCTCGACCTGATCCGCGGTAAGAACGCCGACGAGGCGCTCGACATCCTGCGGTTCGCGCCGCAGTCCGCCTCGGAGCCGGTCTACAAGGTGCTGGCCAGTGCCATCGCCAACGCGGAGAACAACGACGGTCTCGACCGTCGGACCCTGGTGGTCGCCACCGCGTTCGCCGACGAGGGCCCGACCCTCAAGCGCTTCCAGCCGCGTGCGCAGGGTCGCGCGTTCCGAATCCGCAAGCGCACCAGCCACATCACCGTGGTCGTGGAGTCCTTGCCGGAGAAGGCCGCCCCCGGCCGTACCCGCTCGCGTCAGCCGAAGAAGAAGGGAGCCTAG